From one Paenibacillus terrae HPL-003 genomic stretch:
- a CDS encoding NAD-dependent epimerase/dehydratase family protein — protein MKILVTGGTGLLGGRLIPKLIEDGHEIFALTRSISSHAKLESMGATPVDADLESSTPLILPVIDAVVHAAALFRFSGPREPFFRTNVDGTVALLKAAESAGAKTFVYISAAGILMDNGGTPIRNVDESTPIFPNHFSAYLASKARAESMVLAANKPGFRTIALRPPAIWGSGDPFSQGLPEAVRSGQFAFINRGDYAFATCHVDNVVEAIQCALKRGEGGHAFFIKDQEGQTFREFVTSLANLQGLSIDKLRSMPYWLASAIGRLLDTIWAVTRKDGDPPISRSMIRMIGREFTVNDAAARRELGYVGRTLRDAGLQSYEEPSARQ, from the coding sequence ATGAAAATTCTTGTCACGGGAGGTACTGGTCTGCTAGGCGGTCGCCTAATCCCGAAGCTCATAGAGGACGGTCACGAGATTTTCGCACTCACACGCTCCATATCATCTCACGCCAAACTCGAGTCCATGGGTGCTACGCCAGTCGATGCCGATCTCGAAAGCAGCACGCCACTCATATTGCCGGTGATTGATGCGGTTGTGCACGCAGCAGCCCTGTTCCGCTTTTCAGGGCCTCGCGAACCCTTCTTTCGTACCAACGTTGATGGAACCGTAGCCTTGTTGAAGGCAGCCGAGTCCGCCGGTGCGAAGACATTTGTCTACATCAGCGCGGCGGGAATCCTCATGGATAATGGCGGTACTCCCATACGCAACGTTGATGAAAGCACGCCGATTTTCCCGAACCACTTCTCCGCCTACCTGGCGAGCAAGGCACGGGCCGAATCAATGGTTCTGGCAGCTAACAAACCCGGCTTTCGCACCATCGCGCTTCGCCCGCCGGCTATCTGGGGGTCTGGTGATCCGTTTAGTCAAGGGCTTCCCGAAGCAGTCAGATCTGGACAGTTCGCCTTCATCAACCGCGGCGACTACGCTTTTGCAACCTGCCACGTGGACAATGTGGTAGAAGCCATACAATGCGCTCTCAAACGCGGAGAAGGCGGTCATGCCTTCTTCATCAAAGACCAGGAAGGGCAGACTTTCCGTGAGTTCGTCACCTCGCTCGCGAACTTGCAGGGCCTGTCTATCGATAAACTGCGTTCGATGCCCTACTGGCTTGCCTCTGCCATTGGCCGGCTGCTCGACACTATCTGGGCCGTCACGCGGAAAGACGGGGATCCGCCGATCTCACGCTCGATGATACGCATGATCGGGCGTGAGTTCACAGTCAACGATGCCGCTGCACGTCGAGAGTTGGGCTATGTCGGAAGAACCTTGCGCGACGCGGGCTTGCAAAGCTATGAGGAACCATCTGCTCGACAATAG
- a CDS encoding TetR/AcrR family transcriptional regulator, whose protein sequence is MNTHDALLNAALQVLEEEGEAQFTTRSVCAIAKVTAPTLYHHFGSADGLLSAAIKEAFAQFLESKRTATQSFDPVMALREGWDDYVRFAAARPRLYAVMMGRVLNDAEIPAAEQAFALLIQRIAAIAAEGRLRPTVEVAADLMWASANAASLLYVTARLRKAVPPTSEILEQIREGAIRSILHPEQKGRTQ, encoded by the coding sequence ATGAATACACACGACGCTCTACTCAATGCGGCTTTACAAGTTCTCGAGGAAGAGGGCGAGGCACAGTTCACAACACGCTCCGTCTGCGCAATCGCGAAGGTGACCGCACCGACGCTGTACCATCACTTCGGCAGCGCCGACGGGCTACTGAGCGCCGCCATTAAGGAAGCATTTGCTCAGTTTCTCGAGAGTAAAAGGACTGCTACGCAATCCTTCGATCCGGTTATGGCACTACGCGAAGGCTGGGACGATTACGTGCGCTTCGCGGCGGCTCGTCCACGGCTCTACGCGGTGATGATGGGCCGCGTTCTCAACGATGCTGAGATTCCCGCCGCCGAGCAGGCATTTGCGCTCCTCATCCAACGCATCGCGGCCATCGCTGCTGAGGGTCGGCTCAGGCCGACGGTGGAGGTGGCTGCTGATCTCATGTGGGCATCTGCGAATGCTGCATCCCTACTATACGTCACAGCTCGGCTACGCAAAGCGGTGCCACCCACTTCAGAAATCCTGGAGCAAATCCGTGAGGGGGCCATACGGTCCATCCTACATCCTGAACAGAAAGGACGAACACAATGA